A single genomic interval of Hydractinia symbiolongicarpus strain clone_291-10 chromosome 8, HSymV2.1, whole genome shotgun sequence harbors:
- the LOC130654308 gene encoding pre-mRNA-processing factor 40 homolog B-like isoform X1, which translates to MAGNFSPMRPPGGAQGPPRPMFPGFQPGQPPALPTGMPPASMGGFFSQQQQNSMSMMPPGGQMPPMFTGHMGAGPQMVGAPQMGGVPPGMPPNMPHMPFQPMPSAMNPPLPMGTMPGMPMMPMGAPMMPPVAMQQPIMSHMGFVDKSSSKKKEKAEKKAEVKEKPKKKKRVKKPKKAWTEHTAPDGRTYYFNAETKTSLWTKPDDLKTEVEKLLDACVWKEYKSDSGRAYYHNTETKESKWTIPEELEELKKRLEEEKKVLAEKPESSSEEEVTDDGESEDEEKAGSDEGGEDDTVPKQAQTIKREWTSKEEAKQAFKDLLREKNVPSQATWEQAMKLIVHDYRFEALQKLNEKKQVFNTYKQQKANEEKEQHRERAKEDREKLRIYLEEHPRMHSHVRYRKACDMFESDKIWNAVPERERKDLFQDVLHYLAGREKEDEKKMHIYNKQYMYDIFSEIPGLSYRSLWSEAQDLIKDHPRYKNNDKIQEIMIEDKEDALAAFADFIRELEKDYEEERIHEKNRVKRQHRKYREAFCTLLDELHKKSYINSMSRWMDLFPKISSDDRFTNMLGIPGSTPLDLFKFFVEDLKSRYSDEKKIIKEILKDKQFAVDVRTPFEDYNSIVIGDHRSETLDPGNIKAAFNSMREKAESREKERAKKEERESRRKESSFRAILKQAAPPLENGDKWEDVRKRFEKEEAFQAVVLESERVRLYKEWMETYKTRKKKEKKKHKKRSGSDSEEDEEVRESRSKKRKHRARSRSRSRTPSDIDESPEQEEKKKKRKKKSKKKKQRSPSPSDGESEVESRKKKKKEKRREQSDESEDGETVSPPHKKGKKDRKKEEWESSSESESELQSRRKELLRKLRASTSHADSD; encoded by the exons ATG GCTGGAAATTTTAGTCCCATGCGTCCTCCAGGCGGGGCTCAAGGACCACCTCGACCTATGTTTCCTGGTTTCCAA CCTGGACAACCACCTGCACTGCCGACTGGCATGCCTCCTGCTAGCATGGGTGGATTCTTCTCTCAACAGCAACAGAATTCAATGTCAATGATGCCTCCAGGTGGACAAATGCCTCCAATGTTCACAGGTCATATGGGTGCTGGACCACAAATGGTTGGAGCACCACAAATGGGAGGCGTACCTCCTGGAATGCCTCCAAACATGCCACATATGCCGTTTCAACCAATGCCATCTGCAATGAATCCTCCGTTACCAATGGGTACAATGCCAG GAATGCCTATGATGCCAATGGGTGCCCCAATGATGCCTCCTGTGGCAATGCAACAACCAATCATGAGTCACATGGGTTTTGTTGACAAATCGAGtagcaaaaagaaagaaaaggcaGAGAAAAAGGCAGAAGTCAAGGAGAAACCGAAAAAGAAAAAGCGTGTTAAA AAGCCAAAGAAAGCCTGGACTGAACATACTGCTCCTGATGGTCGTACATACTACTTCAATGCAGAAACTAAAACTTCACTATGGACTAAACCGGATGATCTCAAGACAGAAGTTGAG AAACTTCTTGATGCATGTGTTTGGAAAGAATATAAAAGTGATTCAGGAAGAGCTTACTATCACAACACCGAAACTAAAGAATCAAAGTGGACCATACCTGAAGAATTAGAAGAATTAAAAA agcGACTAGAGGAAGAAAAGAAAGTATTAGC GGAAAAACCTGAATCTTCGAGCGAGGAAGAAGTGACTGATGATGGGGAGAGTGAGGATGAGGAGAAAGCTGGCTCAGATGAAGGAGGTGAAGATGACACAGTACCAAAACAAGCACAAACTATAAAAAGAGAATGGACATCCAAAGAAGAAGCTAAACAAGCTTTTAAAGATCTCCTTCGAGAGAAG AATGTTCCTAGCCAAGCCACTTGGGAACAAGCGATGAAACTGATAGTGCATGATTACAGATTTGA ggCCTTGCAAAAACTTAATGAGAAAAAACAAGTGTTTAATACATACAAACAACAAAAAGCTAACGAGGAAAAAGAACAACATAGGGAACGTGCAAAAGAAGACCGTGAAAAGTTACGTATATACCTTGAAGAACACCCTCGCATGCATTCTCATGTTAGATATAGAAAAGCATGTGATATGTTTGAAAGCgacaaaatttggaacgctgTGCCAGAAAGAGAACGCAAAGACTTATTTCAAGACGTTCTGCATTATTTAGCTGGTCGAGAAAAGGAGGACGAAAAGAAAATGCACATTTATAATAAGCAGTATATGTATGATATATTCTCTGAAATACCGGGTTTGAGTTACAGATCTTTGTGGAGCGAA GCACAAGATCTTATCAAAGACCACCCACGttacaaaaataatgataaaatacAAG aaataatGATCGAAGATAAGGAGGATGCATTGGCTGCATTTGCTGATTTCATCAGAGAGCTTGAAAAG GATTACGAAGAAGAACGTATTCATGAAAAAAATCGAGTCAAACGTCAGCATCGGAAATACAGAGAAGCTTTCTGC ACTCTACTTGATGAGCttcataaaaaaagttatatcaACTCCATGTCACGCTGGATGGATCTGTTTCCTAAAATAAGTTCTGACGACCGCTTTACAAATATGTTGGGAATACCAG GTTCTACGCCACTCGACCTTTTCAAATTCTTTGTAGAGGATTTGAAGTCACGATACAGCGacgaaaagaaaattataaaagaaaTACTTAAG GACAAACAGTTTGCTGTCGATGTCCGTACTCCCTTCGAAGATTACAATAGCATCGTAATAGGTGACCATCGCTCTGAAACGCTAGATCCTGGCAACATAAAGGCTGCATTTAATAGC ATGCGCGAAAAAGCCGAGTCCCGCGAAAAAGAACGAGCAAAGAAAGAAGAACGGGAG TCACGACGCAAAGAGAGTTCATTCCGTGCCATTTTAAAACAAGCTGCTCCACCTCTGGAAAATGGTGACAAGTGGGAAGAT GTTCGTAAGCGTTTTGAGAAAGAAGAAGCCTTTCAAGCTGTCGTTTTGGAATCAGAACGAGTCCGGTTATATAAAGAATGGATGGAAACGTATAAAAcgagaaagaagaaagaaaagaaaaaacacaagaaGAGATCTGGCTCG GATTCAGAGGAAGATGAAGAAGTGCGAGAGTCTCGCAGTAAGAAGAGGAAACATAGAGCCAGGTCTAGATCCAGATCACGTACGCCGTCAGATATAGATGAATCGCCAG aacaagaagaaaagaaaaagaaaagaaagaag aagtcaaagaaaaaaaaacagagaaGT CCATCTCCATCCGACGGTGAATCAGAAGTAGAAAgccgaaagaaaaagaaaaaagaaaaacgaagAGAACAATCTGACGAATCTGAAGACGGAGAGACTGTCTCTCCTCcacataaaaaaggaaaaaaagacagaaaaaag GAGGAGTGGGAGTCGTCTAGCGAAAGCGAATCTGAACTTCAATCTCGTCGTAAAGAATTATTACGAAAGTTAAGAGCGTCGACAAGCCACGCTGATTCTGATTAG
- the LOC130655019 gene encoding uncharacterized protein LOC130655019 — translation MGSFFKTNCRNEWSDHYCDLGNICALFSKIIGFTAILPQIYQIWNYQSVDALHVLWPTALVTAAISNAFFIFATEDRSFFKITAIYNPILYMIFVIEFWIFTNKNAQRKMSYAAMCIILWASLLTIELTVNSLNGPKQLEWISVVIYSVKVLPQMILNIQLRTTFGQSTMSVFLYCLVSSFAFTSAYLLQVDLKYRIMHYLSSSLAYINAIQVIWYPRPVVKKHQQIRYGTIIDSQDYSVPPEERITVVEETTEEIVPITPAFTEMELSKLSSSYGSSLGRSQTINVLGYFQRLKEKSWWQLLFLLFLLSGLVLFTVGLSITVNTFWTVFGPVSMFGLLFITSLYRDYKEGSLSFYCLTELRYKIYGESL, via the exons ATgggcagtttttttaaaactaactgCCGCAACGAATGGTCTGACCACTACTGTGATTTGGGAAATATTTGTGCtctgttttcaaaaattattggaTTTACTGCTATTCTTCCACAAATTTACCAAATATGGAATTACCAATCTGTTGATGCACTTCATGTATTGTGGCCCACTGCATTAGTAACAGCAGCcatatcaaatgcattctttATCTTTGCCACTGAAGACAGGTCATTTTTTAAGATAACGGCCATTTACAACCCTATTTTATACATGATATTTGTTATTGAGTTTTGGATATTCACCAACAAAAATGCTCAACGGAAGATGTCATATGCTGCTATGTGTATTATTTTATGGGCTAGTTTGTTGACGATTGAACTAACTGTAAACTCTCTTAATGGACCAAAACAATTGGAATGGATAAGTGTGGTGATATATTCTGTCAAAGTACTTCCACAA ATGATTTTAAATATCCAGTTAAGGACAACTTTTGGACAGTCAACAATGTCGGTGTTCTTGTATTGTTTGGTATCATCATTTGCATTTACATCAGCATATTTACTGCAAGTTGATTTAAAGTACCGTATAATGCATTATCTATCATCGTCACTTGCATATATCAATGCTATTCAG GTTATTTGGTATCCAAGACCTGTAGTCAAGAAACATCAACAGATCAGATATGGCACAATCATTGACTCACAGGACTATTCTGTCCCTCCTGAAGAGAGAATAACCGTTGTTGAAGAGACAACAGAAGAAATAGTTCCAATTACACCTGCATTTACAGAAATGGAACTGTCAAAGCTTAGCTCCTCGTATGGTTCTTCTTTGGGAAGGAGTCAAACTATTAACGTTTTGGGTTATTTTCAAAGACTAAAAGAAAAATCTTGGTGGCAGCtgttatttttgctttttttactttctggaTTAGTGCTCTTTACTGTTGGACTCAGTATAACTGTAAACACGTTTTGGACTGTGTTTGGACCAGTCTCCATGTTTGGGTTGCTGTTTATTACTTCTCTTTATAGAGATTACAAGGAAGGATCCTTAAGTTTTTACTGCCTTACCGAGTTACGGTACAAAATTTATGGTGAATCCTTGTGA
- the LOC130654308 gene encoding pre-mRNA-processing factor 40 homolog B-like isoform X2 — MRPPGGAQGPPRPMFPGFQPGQPPALPTGMPPASMGGFFSQQQQNSMSMMPPGGQMPPMFTGHMGAGPQMVGAPQMGGVPPGMPPNMPHMPFQPMPSAMNPPLPMGTMPGMPMMPMGAPMMPPVAMQQPIMSHMGFVDKSSSKKKEKAEKKAEVKEKPKKKKRVKKPKKAWTEHTAPDGRTYYFNAETKTSLWTKPDDLKTEVEKLLDACVWKEYKSDSGRAYYHNTETKESKWTIPEELEELKKRLEEEKKVLAEKPESSSEEEVTDDGESEDEEKAGSDEGGEDDTVPKQAQTIKREWTSKEEAKQAFKDLLREKNVPSQATWEQAMKLIVHDYRFEALQKLNEKKQVFNTYKQQKANEEKEQHRERAKEDREKLRIYLEEHPRMHSHVRYRKACDMFESDKIWNAVPERERKDLFQDVLHYLAGREKEDEKKMHIYNKQYMYDIFSEIPGLSYRSLWSEAQDLIKDHPRYKNNDKIQEIMIEDKEDALAAFADFIRELEKDYEEERIHEKNRVKRQHRKYREAFCTLLDELHKKSYINSMSRWMDLFPKISSDDRFTNMLGIPGSTPLDLFKFFVEDLKSRYSDEKKIIKEILKDKQFAVDVRTPFEDYNSIVIGDHRSETLDPGNIKAAFNSMREKAESREKERAKKEERESRRKESSFRAILKQAAPPLENGDKWEDVRKRFEKEEAFQAVVLESERVRLYKEWMETYKTRKKKEKKKHKKRSGSDSEEDEEVRESRSKKRKHRARSRSRSRTPSDIDESPEQEEKKKKRKKKSKKKKQRSPSPSDGESEVESRKKKKKEKRREQSDESEDGETVSPPHKKGKKDRKKEEWESSSESESELQSRRKELLRKLRASTSHADSD, encoded by the exons ATGCGTCCTCCAGGCGGGGCTCAAGGACCACCTCGACCTATGTTTCCTGGTTTCCAA CCTGGACAACCACCTGCACTGCCGACTGGCATGCCTCCTGCTAGCATGGGTGGATTCTTCTCTCAACAGCAACAGAATTCAATGTCAATGATGCCTCCAGGTGGACAAATGCCTCCAATGTTCACAGGTCATATGGGTGCTGGACCACAAATGGTTGGAGCACCACAAATGGGAGGCGTACCTCCTGGAATGCCTCCAAACATGCCACATATGCCGTTTCAACCAATGCCATCTGCAATGAATCCTCCGTTACCAATGGGTACAATGCCAG GAATGCCTATGATGCCAATGGGTGCCCCAATGATGCCTCCTGTGGCAATGCAACAACCAATCATGAGTCACATGGGTTTTGTTGACAAATCGAGtagcaaaaagaaagaaaaggcaGAGAAAAAGGCAGAAGTCAAGGAGAAACCGAAAAAGAAAAAGCGTGTTAAA AAGCCAAAGAAAGCCTGGACTGAACATACTGCTCCTGATGGTCGTACATACTACTTCAATGCAGAAACTAAAACTTCACTATGGACTAAACCGGATGATCTCAAGACAGAAGTTGAG AAACTTCTTGATGCATGTGTTTGGAAAGAATATAAAAGTGATTCAGGAAGAGCTTACTATCACAACACCGAAACTAAAGAATCAAAGTGGACCATACCTGAAGAATTAGAAGAATTAAAAA agcGACTAGAGGAAGAAAAGAAAGTATTAGC GGAAAAACCTGAATCTTCGAGCGAGGAAGAAGTGACTGATGATGGGGAGAGTGAGGATGAGGAGAAAGCTGGCTCAGATGAAGGAGGTGAAGATGACACAGTACCAAAACAAGCACAAACTATAAAAAGAGAATGGACATCCAAAGAAGAAGCTAAACAAGCTTTTAAAGATCTCCTTCGAGAGAAG AATGTTCCTAGCCAAGCCACTTGGGAACAAGCGATGAAACTGATAGTGCATGATTACAGATTTGA ggCCTTGCAAAAACTTAATGAGAAAAAACAAGTGTTTAATACATACAAACAACAAAAAGCTAACGAGGAAAAAGAACAACATAGGGAACGTGCAAAAGAAGACCGTGAAAAGTTACGTATATACCTTGAAGAACACCCTCGCATGCATTCTCATGTTAGATATAGAAAAGCATGTGATATGTTTGAAAGCgacaaaatttggaacgctgTGCCAGAAAGAGAACGCAAAGACTTATTTCAAGACGTTCTGCATTATTTAGCTGGTCGAGAAAAGGAGGACGAAAAGAAAATGCACATTTATAATAAGCAGTATATGTATGATATATTCTCTGAAATACCGGGTTTGAGTTACAGATCTTTGTGGAGCGAA GCACAAGATCTTATCAAAGACCACCCACGttacaaaaataatgataaaatacAAG aaataatGATCGAAGATAAGGAGGATGCATTGGCTGCATTTGCTGATTTCATCAGAGAGCTTGAAAAG GATTACGAAGAAGAACGTATTCATGAAAAAAATCGAGTCAAACGTCAGCATCGGAAATACAGAGAAGCTTTCTGC ACTCTACTTGATGAGCttcataaaaaaagttatatcaACTCCATGTCACGCTGGATGGATCTGTTTCCTAAAATAAGTTCTGACGACCGCTTTACAAATATGTTGGGAATACCAG GTTCTACGCCACTCGACCTTTTCAAATTCTTTGTAGAGGATTTGAAGTCACGATACAGCGacgaaaagaaaattataaaagaaaTACTTAAG GACAAACAGTTTGCTGTCGATGTCCGTACTCCCTTCGAAGATTACAATAGCATCGTAATAGGTGACCATCGCTCTGAAACGCTAGATCCTGGCAACATAAAGGCTGCATTTAATAGC ATGCGCGAAAAAGCCGAGTCCCGCGAAAAAGAACGAGCAAAGAAAGAAGAACGGGAG TCACGACGCAAAGAGAGTTCATTCCGTGCCATTTTAAAACAAGCTGCTCCACCTCTGGAAAATGGTGACAAGTGGGAAGAT GTTCGTAAGCGTTTTGAGAAAGAAGAAGCCTTTCAAGCTGTCGTTTTGGAATCAGAACGAGTCCGGTTATATAAAGAATGGATGGAAACGTATAAAAcgagaaagaagaaagaaaagaaaaaacacaagaaGAGATCTGGCTCG GATTCAGAGGAAGATGAAGAAGTGCGAGAGTCTCGCAGTAAGAAGAGGAAACATAGAGCCAGGTCTAGATCCAGATCACGTACGCCGTCAGATATAGATGAATCGCCAG aacaagaagaaaagaaaaagaaaagaaagaag aagtcaaagaaaaaaaaacagagaaGT CCATCTCCATCCGACGGTGAATCAGAAGTAGAAAgccgaaagaaaaagaaaaaagaaaaacgaagAGAACAATCTGACGAATCTGAAGACGGAGAGACTGTCTCTCCTCcacataaaaaaggaaaaaaagacagaaaaaag GAGGAGTGGGAGTCGTCTAGCGAAAGCGAATCTGAACTTCAATCTCGTCGTAAAGAATTATTACGAAAGTTAAGAGCGTCGACAAGCCACGCTGATTCTGATTAG
- the LOC130655020 gene encoding thioredoxin domain-containing protein-like — translation MKENLSRLLFVLLTFLLHTLCDEDGLVVLNDDNFEHLTQAATGATTGDWLVFMVKSGKCKECEHIEQELKTVAVEFRNRLNVAKLDPENSRLTLRRFKIQKKPTILFFRLGYQWRYTKRISSQDISRFVSEGYTRENAYPVAKQLDRFDVWQEDYVKEMKAAWKARRLPERSALLVTLAGLVVGLVLLSCMLPSKTKQTEDKIKKKRR, via the exons ATGAAAGAAAATCTATCCAGATTACTGTTCGTGCTGTTGACCTTTCTTCTGCACACATTGTGTGATGAGGATGGTTTGGTTGTTCTAAATGACGACAACTTTGAGCATCTAACACAAGCTGCAACTGGAGCAACAACAGGTGATTGGTTGGTTTTCAT ggtAAAGAGTGGAAAATGCAAAGAATGTGAGCACATTGAGCAAGAATTAAAAACAGTAGCTGTAGA ATTTAGAAATCGATTGAATGTTGCTAAATTAGATCCTGAAAATTCAAGAT TGACGTTAAGAAGATTTAAGATTCAAAAGAAACCCACGATTTTGTT CTTCCGTCTTGGTTATCAATGGAGATACACCAAACGTATATCATCTCAAGACATAAGCAGATTTGTTAGTGAAGGATACACTAGAGAAAATGCATACCCAGTGGCGAAACAATTGGACAGATT cgATGTATGGCAAGAAGATTACGTGAAGGAAATGAAG GCTGCATGGAAAGCACGTCGTCTACCAGAACGTAGCGCCTTGCTTGTCACTCTGGCTGGCTTGGTTGTTGGTCTTGTTTTGTTAAGCTGTATGCTACCGTCCAAAACAAAGCAGACAGAagataaaattaagaaaaaacgaAGATAA